In Cucurbita pepo subsp. pepo cultivar mu-cu-16 chromosome LG10, ASM280686v2, whole genome shotgun sequence, the DNA window GATGGATGTGTTGGAGGAGCGAGCTACTGTAATGGGTGATTTGGTTTGACTTTCTTCAAAAATCGTGCCTTTATTTGGAACATTTGAAGAACAGAAACCCCCCAAAATAACCCATTAAACGGAGATCGAAACAACGCCGGTTGAATTTTCAACAAAACCCTCCACCGCTGCCGCCGCCGCTTCCACCGCCGCTGCCACCGCTGCCACGGACACCGTATGATCTAGATCAAGAAGATCCAAACATACCCCCTTTTTTTAGTAACATTACAAATCTTTAACCCCACTTTTTTGGGGCTGTTTGTCTgttctttcacttttttctttcggaTTTATCACGAGTTTTGTTTAATCTATAATACcctctttgttcttcttgttcttcgtgttcttcgtgTGTTCTTCTCCAAACATGGCtgttttttccctttttgtctATGTTCTTGTCCTTTGTTCTTTAGGGTTTGTGTCCTCAAAATCCCTTTCCCGATCTTCATTTTGCCCTAAAGAATCTGATTTCTTTCTCTATGGTGTTCGATCTCAATGCCCTTTTTATGAGATTTCCAGCTCGCCGTTACAGGTATGATTTTAGCTGTTATCTTCTTGGTTTTGTGCTGattttcctgttctttgtcatttttttttttttttttttttttttttcttgtcggAATTCCAACTTTTGTGGAGGCTGTTGATGTTTGTGAATCTTTGTTAGGATTCCCCTGTTGTTCTTATGTTTTTAGCTTTGGAAATCTTGGAGATTTGGTGTTTGGTTTTCCATATTGATGAACATGATGAACATGATGAACATGAAGCTGAAGGGAGGTGAAGAAATCTATGCAgatttgttcttttctctttaGATTGTGAAATTTTCAAGTGTTAACTGAAAATCAATGGGATGGATTGATCTTGAATTGGTATGATTATTCGAGTTGACGGGAAAGTCGATCAAAATTACAAGAGTTTTTCATTCGAACTTTGAACAGATAAGggtcgagttgggttggattttgATTTCAATACAAAGACCTAATTTGATTTGAACGATTCGAGTTTCTATTTCGAATTATGTAGAAGAcggattgagttgggttaggttagTTTAGGTTGTTTCAATGAGTGTTCGAGTTTGCATATTTAAGGTGAatcaatatcaaattttggcCTCCCCGTGCTTGTATTCAATACAAAGACCGAATCTAATTTCAACGATTCGAGTTTCAATTTTGAACTATGTATTTGAAGACGGGTTGAATTGGGTTAAGTTAGGTTAGTTTCGGTTGTTTCACTTAGTGTCGGATTTTGCATATTGAAAGTGAATGGATATCGAATTTGGGGCCTCCCCATTCTCGTATTCAATACAAAGACCTAATCTAATTTGAACGATTCAAGTTTCAGTTTCGAATTATGTATTTGAAGCCGGGTTGAGTTGGGtaaggttagtataggttgttCCATCGAGTGTCGGAGTTTGCATATCTAAAGGGAATGAATATCAAATTTGGGGTCTCCCCGTGCTCGTAGTCAATACAAGACCTAATCTAATTTGAACGATTCAAGTTTCAATTTCGAATTGTGTATTTGAAGACAGGTTaagttgggttaggttaggttAGTTTAGGTTGTTCCACTTAGTGTCGGAGTTTGCATATTTAAAGTGAATGGATACCAAATTTGGGGCCTCTCTGTGCTCGTACAAAGGATGCACGTACCTCTAATCTCGGTAAGAGGTTCGAATCTCCCACCTGCTTGAACTCGAAAAATCATTTTGCACGTAGTTTCGCCCGTTTTGGAACTATTTCGGGTAGCTTTTGTTTAGATCGAACTAAATGGGCAGTGCTGAGTGAACCCCTTTGCCTcatatttgtttcttctgatattgatttctttttccctcttctGGTTTATAGGTTGATGGGAACTATATCGATGGGACGTTGACCAATTACGAGACGATCGGCTACACCTCCGTGTTCTTTTATGCTTCGTGGTGCCCGTTTTCTCTCCGTTTACGACACACATTTGAAGCTCTCAGTTTCATGTTCCCTCAAATCGAACACGTGCTGGTTGAGCAATCTTCTACACTACCAAAGTAAGTAGTCTGTGACTTTCTTTCTCATTGTAAATTCTGTTCTTGTGCTCTGTTTTTCTGTGCTGAATGCATTCAATCTCATTTCGATGAACGATTGTCATAATTGTGCTTGAATCGTTTTggaaatttttatgataactatgagatcccacatcgattggagatggGGACGAGTACctgcgaggatgttgggccccgaaggggggtggattgtgagatctcacatcggttggagaggggaacaaaacgttctttataagagtgtagaaacctctccctagcatacacgttttgaaaactttgagggaaccccgaaaaggaaagcccaaagaggacaatatttgctaatggtgagcttgggtcactacaaatgatatcaaagccagacactgggcggtgtgccagcgaagacgttgggccttgaaggtgggtggattgtgagatcccacatcgattggagagaggaacaagtgctagcgaggacccTGGGACtcgaaggggatggattgtgagatcctacatagattggagagaggaacgagtgctagcgaggatgttgggccttgaaggtgggtgaattgtgagatcccacatcggtcggagaggggaacaaaatattctttataagggtgtgaaaacctctctctagcatatgcgtttaagaactttgaggggaagcccgaaaaggacagcccaaagatgacaatatttgctaacggtgagcttggaccattacaaatggtatcagaaccagacactgggtggtgtgccagcaaggacgctggccccaaaagagtggattgtgagatcccacattgattggagagaggaacgagtgccaatgaGAACTCTTGGctctgaaggagggtggattgtgagatcctacatcgattggagagagggacgagtgccaacgaggacactgagccccgaagggggagggtggattgtgagatcctacatcgattggagagagggacgagtgccaacgaggacactgagccccgaagggggagggtggattgtgagatcccacatcgattggagagagggaCGAGTGCCAACGTGGACACTGAGCTCCTGAAGGGggggggagtggattgtgagatcccgcatcgattagagaggggaacgagtgctatcgaggacactgggcctcggaggggggtggattgtgagatcccacatcgattggagagaggaacgagtgccagcaaagacgttggaccccgaagggaggtggactgtggaatcccacatcgattggagagaggaacgagtgttagcgaggaccCTGGGACccgagggggtggattgtgagatcccacatagattggagagggaacgagtgccagtaaggacgttgggcccgaCTTTTCCGAGTGTTATTTTCACACTACTATCTTCTTGACTCGTTGAAATAACATTATTAAGAAACCGGGGTTCAaaattttttctctccttgATGCAATGTAAAAGtctcttgaattttttttgccCGACTCCTTGTAATAGCTCATTCGGGTTTCGAGCAATAAATTAAACGTTGGCTTCACATTATCTTTACTTATACATTTATGTTTTCATGTTATAGTGTACTCTCAAAATATGGAATCCACAGCTTTCCATCTATAGTGCTGGTGAACGGTACATCACGTGTTCGATATCACGGTCAAAAAGATATACTTTCCCTTGTTCGTTTTTATAGCCGAATAACAGGTAAGGTTCTCGTGTTTTCATATATGGTGGGTGTGTGTGCTCTTGCTAAAGCGAGTCATGTTTGGTTAtgtcaggattaaaaccgataCCGTACTATAGCGACCGTGACTTAGTTACAATAGAGAGTGTTGGAAAGCCAGTTATCCAACGACAACATATCGAAGACGAACCGTTGTTGATATTCTCCTTCGTATTCATCTGTCTCCGTCTAGCAATCTATAAATTACCACATTTATTGCATCACTTAAACAATCTATGCAGATCTTACATACCCCACCTAAACTTGGAAATATTCGGCGAAACTCGACAACTAATAGGACGCATCCTTCACATGCTCGATATCAGAAGGGCGTGGGCCAAGCTAAGGCTATACAAGACGAAGAACTTCCACAAGGGAGCAAGGAACGCTCGTGTTTGGGCATCGTCTCTGGCATCTGTCTCGTAGGGTGAATCCTCGTCTTCGAGATCAACATAAGTTCACCCAAAACCttgtaaaaacaaaaaaaaaacgaaacttTTGATGTTAGAATCGTCTTACTTTCTTGTCAAACACGTATTTTTCTTGCAATTAGAGGTAGTAGAGCGTAGCGGGTAGGCTATTTTGTCTCCTCTTTTGAAGGCATGTACaaattatcttttattatattgtatgattATACGTTACACACGATCGAAACATGTCTAAATTCAAGTTAGCTGCTTCGTTTGTTGAATGACGGGTCGGTTCATAGTCGGATCATAACAATATCGTTGTCGAAATCGGTCCCATCGGTTAGAAAGCTTATGAATGTGACTGATGATATTTGGTGTAGAAGAGGCCAAATGCCAAAAGCTTATTCAAATAGTGTTTGTATTTTGGGAGCTTTGACTTGTTACCATTGCCATTAAATTGTGGCGATTACGAGCTCGTTCTTCGGTAACGTTTCTAAAATTTCGGTTTGTTAATATTTGGGtgaataaattttcaaattcgaTAATTTAACACATGAAATTTGTGCGAAGTTATTtgtcgttttttttattaattaaaataaatttttaatttttttaaaaaatatatattcttttctttttttccctcctCGCGTTTTTTTCTCATCTTCTAATTTGAAATATGGNtttttttttttttttttttttttttttttttttttttttttttttttttttgttataataaaAGTAGTGATGGATTATTactataaaaatgaatttcctCCAATTATTTCtcgtataaataataaaacgaGTCAATCCACTGAACAATTGGTGATATTGTTCCTTTAAATTCTTGAAAAGTGACATCAGCCTCTAATCATTGAAATTAgaggtgtacattcaacccgacaacccggaccaacccaacccgaactacaagggttgggttggattagcatttcgagTAGGGTTGGATTCATTacccgacaacccggaccaacccaacccgaactacaagggttgggttggattagcatttcgagtagggttggattcattttttttaacccaaacCGAATCGTGTTAGATTCTTACAGTCAAATATTAACCCACTCAAATTTAAGCAATGGAAATATggaaaatagtaaaaattattattttgtaaaagaaaaatctaaaaataacaaataatggAGTAAATTTGggaattattataataatgattattattttaaaagaaagtatGAACAATTCAAAGGGTGTGTTTAGtgatttaaaatgtgttttccattaaatttagaagttattCAAATtgacttaataaaataatttgtcccaatagaccttttttttttattttttttatttgtttattttttgttgcACAAGTAACCCATAGAAAAActaaacattaattattaataaaatttaaaaaataaaaataaaaagttccaTGAAGACCAACCTAGATACGGTGTGAAATTTCCGTTTAAATggaaaagaggagaaagagtGGGAAAAGATAAAGATTTTTCTTGTTAGCCAAATAGAGGCAAGTACgagaattcatttatataaaaaagaggaaaaaaattcATTGTGCTCACGACCAGTTGACTGACTCTAatttcatttgtaacagctcaaggaCACCCGCATTGTCTAgtgactgactctgatatcactTATAACAGTTCAAGCACACCCGTATCGTCTGatgactgactctgatatcacttataacagctcaagcacACTCGTATCGNtttttttttttttttttttttttttttttttttgttataataaaAGTAGTGATGGATTATTactataaaaatgaatttcctCCAATTATTTCtcgtataaataataaaacgaGTCAATCCACTGAACAATTGGTGATATTGTTCCTTTAAATTCTTGAAAAGTGACATCAGCCTCTAATCATTGAAATTAgaggtgtacattcaacccgacaacccggaccaacccaacccgaactacaagggttgggttggattagcatttcgagTAGGGTTGGATTCATTacccgacaacccggaccaacccaacccgaactacaagggttgggttggattagcatttcgagtagggttggattcattttttttaacccaaacCGAATCGTGTTAGATTCTTACAGTCAAATATTAACCCACTCAAATTTAAGCAATGGAAATATggaaaatagtaaaaattattattttgtaaaagaaaaatctaaaaataacaaataatggAGTAAATTTGggaattattataataatgattattattttaaaagaaagtatGAACAATTCAAAGGGTGTGTTTAGtgatttaaaatgtgttttccattaaatttagaagttattCAAATtgacttaataaaataatttgtcccaatagaccttttttttttattttttttatttgtttattttttgttgcACAAGTAACCCATAGAAAAActaaacattaattattaataaaatttaaaaaataaaaataaaaagttccaTGAAGACCAACCTAGATACGGTGTGAAATTTCCGTTTAAATggaaaagaggagaaagagtGGGAAAAGATAAAGATTTTTCTTGTTAGCCAAATAGAGGCAAGTACgagaattcatttatataaaaaagaggaaaaaaattcATTGTGCTCACGACCAGTTGACTGACTCTAatttcatttgtaacagctcaaggaCACCCGCATTGTCTAgtgactgactctgatatcactTATAACAGTTCAAGCACACCCGTATCGTCTGatgactgactctgatatcacttataacagctcaagcacACTCGTATCGTCTGatgactgactctgatatcacctataacagctcaagcacACCCGTATCATCTGatgactgactctgatatcacctataacagctcaagcacACCCGTATCGTCTggtgactgactctgatatcacctataacagctcaagcacACCCGTATCGTTTggtgactgactctgatatcatctataacagctcaaaaacgctagtagatattgtctactttagctTATTATATATCATCGTCAACCCCACAATGGAGAGGGTCCTTGCTAAATTCCCATAAAGTAGAGAATCAATCTTGCCTTGCTCTAACCCCATAAGTGAAAAATTATGTGGGGAATAGGTTAAACTAGGAAGCAAAGAAGCACGAATACCATCACCATCTCCAAACTCGTCCCATGGACGTttctaatttcaaaagtttaaaaaccaaataaaaaattcaatactAAATATAGAGGTAACCTAAAAGCACCGTTAAACTATCAAAGGTAGTGTAAAGAGAAgagataaaagaataaaagagagaaaaagaaaccaatcAATAAAGGTAATGTGAATGAGAAGATTCTTAGGCCTTAGCTATGGACAGCTGCGTTTACACAAAACCTCTAActttcctcttccttctcatcaaaaattatatttaataaactgAAACTTATCTATTTTGCTTATGGTTTCTAGACAATCCCAGCAAGCAACCGACACccttttttaattgttttggCTCCATTCCTCTGAGGCTGTGGCATCTTAGAATCATCACCTCTTCTCAAAATTCACCTGCAATGGTCAACAATTCATCTTTATTCCTctgaattgaatgaaaaacatattcacaaatgaagaacagaagaagCTAGAATCCAAGAAGGTTTATCATTTGAGTTCTTGGTGGGTCCCTAACTGACCCATCATCCCTTTTGTCATTACTGTTTGGGAGAAATAAAAAGGATAAGCACTCAAAGCAATATCAAGTTCTTTGCTTTTGGCAGTCCCATGTCCAAGAGCTACAAGACACCGGAGGGTTTGAAGTTTTGATTCTTCTTCCGTATAAACTCACCCTCTGTTGTggaaggaagagaagaaacaaaaaaaaaatggatctCCATGACTGGGAAATCCTCTCTGATGNCGTATCGTCTggtgactgactctgatatcacctataacagctcaagcacACCCGTATCGTTTggtgactgactctgatatcatctataacagctcaaaaacgctagtagatattgtctactttagctTATTATATATCATCGTCAACCCCACAATGGAGAGGGTCCTTGCTAAATTCCCATAAAGTAGAGAATCAATCTTGCCTTGCTCTAACCCCATAAGTGAAAAATTATGTGGGGAATAGGTTAAACTAGGAAGCAAAGAAGCACGAATACCATCACCATCTCCAAACTCGTCCCATGGACGTttctaatttcaaaagtttaaaaaccaaataaaaaattcaatactAAATATAGAGGTAACCTAAAAGCACCGTTAAACTATCAAAGGTAGTGTAAAGAGAAgagataaaagaataaaagagagaaaaagaaaccaatcAATAAAGGTAATGTGAATGAGAAGATTCTTAGGCCTTAGCTATGGACAGCTGCGTTTACACAAAACCTCTAActttcctcttccttctcatcaaaaattatatttaataaactgAAACTTATCTATTTTGCTTATGGTTTCTAGACAATCCCAGCAAGCAACCGACACccttttttaattgttttggCTCCATTCCTCTGAGGCTGTGGCATCTTAGAATCATCACCTCTTCTCAAAATTCACCTGCAATGGTCAACAATTCATCTTTATTCCTctgaattgaatgaaaaacatattcacaaatgaagaacagaagaagCTAGAATCCAAGAAGGTTTATCATTTGAGTTCTTGGTGGGTCCCTAACTGACCCATCATCCCTTTTGTCATTACTGTTTGGGAGAAATAAAAAGGATAAGCACTCAAAGCAATATCAAGTTCTTTGCTTTTGGCAGTCCCATGTCCAAGAGCTACAAGACACCGGAGGGTTTGAAGTTTTGATTCTTCTTCCGTATAAACTCACCCTCTGTTGTggaaggaagagaagaaacaaaaaaaaaatggatctCCATGACTGGGAAATCCTCTCTGATGATGGGTTGCTTGATTACAAAGATgatcagaagaagaagatcgtCTCGGCCAACAGAACTGCAGCTTCTGATGCCAAAATTGTGTTCGACATGAACTACTTCCTGTGCCCATCAATGGATTCTAAGCATATCACCCAACCGCCAAGGAGTTCTTCAGGGTTCTTGCCTAAACAGCCGATTCCTGTTCATATTCAACTGGACACCCCAATTATCAAAGTCCCAGATGATTTAATGGCcctgaaagaaaaagacaagGAGCCCATGGTGATCGGTGTTGTGCCATCATCCATGAGTGAGAAGCATCAGAAAGGAGGTGTGGAAACCACCGATCAAGATCCTGTTACTCAAGTTTTCtt includes these proteins:
- the LOC111804408 gene encoding 5'-adenylylsulfate reductase-like 5; amino-acid sequence: MAVFSLFVYVLVLCSLGFVSSKSLSRSSFCPKESDFFLYGVRSQCPFYEISSSPLQVDGNYIDGTLTNYETIGYTSVFFYASWCPFSLRLRHTFEALSFMFPQIEHVLVEQSSTLPNVLSKYGIHSFPSIVLVNGTSRVRYHGQKDILSLVRFYSRITGLKPIPYYSDRDLVTIESVGKPVIQRQHIEDEPLLIFSFVFICLRLAIYKLPHLLHHLNNLCRSYIPHLNLEIFGETRQLIGRILHMLDIRRAWAKLRLYKTKNFHKGARNARVWASSLASVS